GCCGGTCAGGACGATGACGGCGCCGCTGGGCAGGTTGAGGTAATAGGAGATGAGCAGCCCGCCGATCATGACCCCTTCGGCCGTCAGCACCGTCCACAGCACCAGCGAGCGGAACGAGCGGCTCAGCAGGCGGGCGCTGGAAACCGGGATGATCAGGATGGCGCTGACCAGGATGATGCCCAGAACGCGGATGCCCAGCACCAGGGCGGCGGCGAGCATGATGTAGAGCAGGAGCTGGTAGAGATCGGGATTCACGCCGGCCATGTAGGCCATTTCCCGGTCCAGGGCCAGCAGGGTCAGCTTGCGCTTCTGGGTCAGGATGAAGGCCATGATCAGCAGGGAAATAAGGACGATCAGAGCCATGTCCTGGCGGCGGATGGCCAGGATGTTGCCGAAAAGGTAGCCGATCAGTTCGGGTTGATAGCCGCGGCGTAAACTGATCAGGATGATGCCCAGGGCCATGCCCGAGGTGAACAGGATGCCGATGATCGAATCGCTGGCGAGGCTGCTTTTCTTTTCCAGCCAATAGATCAGGGCGGCCAGGAACATGCTGAAGATCAATGCCGACAGCAGGGGGCTGAAACGGGTCAGCAGGCCGATGGCCGCCCCGGCCAGCGCCGCGTGGGCGATGCCGTCGCTGAAAAACGCCATTTTCCGCAAGGTGACGAATATGCCCAGGTAAGCCAGGAGAACGCCCAGCACGATGCTGGCGATGAGGGCCCGTTGCATGAATGGCAATTGCAGCAGTTCGCTCATGACGGCGATCCGTGGTGGTCGTGGGTTTTCAAATCGGCACTGTCGCCGTACAGTTTTTTCAGCACCTCCTGGTTGAGGGCGGACTTGGTCTCGCCGTGCGAGATCAGGTCGCGATTCAAGCAGATGATGCGGTCGCTGAACTTGTAGACCATGCTGATTTCGTGGGAGACCATCAGGACGGTCACGCCGTGCTCGCGGTTCAGGCGCTGGATGGTCGAATAGAAGTCGGCCAGCCCTTCGATGTCGATGCCGCTGGTTGCCTCGTCCAGGAACAGGATCTTCGGCTGGTGCAGCATGGCGTGGGCGATCAGCACCCGCTGCAGCTGGCCGCCGGAGAGTTCGCCGACCAGCTTGTCCTTCAGCCCGGCCATGCCCGCTGCCGGCAGGACTCCGCCAAACGGCAGCTGGTCGGGCTTGCGGCAGGTGAGGCCGACGAATTCCTCAACCGTCAGTGGGAAGCTCTTTTCAAAGGCGAAATGCTGAGGGACGTAACCCAGCAGCGGCAGGACCTGCTGGACGTCCTTGGCGAATATTTTTATTTCACCATCATAGGGGATCAGCCCCAAAATGGCTTTCAGCAGGGTGGTTTTTCCCGAACCGTTGGGGCCGATGATGGCGATGATTTCCTCTTTTTCAATGGTGAAACTGACCTTTTCCAGGGCCGGCAAATTTCCGAAGCGCACCGACAAATTCTTGACTTCCAGGATCGGTTCCATCGGCCCTCACAAGCGGTCGGCGCTAAGCAGGCTTTCGACGTTGCGGCGCATCAGCCCGGTATAGGAATCGCCGGCAATGGCGCCGCCCAACGGATCGAGGCTGAGCAAGCGCAAGTCCAAATCTTCCAGCAGCGGCTCCAAGGTCGTGGTAGGCAGCTGCGGCTCGGAAAAGACAACTTTGATCTTGTCGGTCCGGGCCAGGGCGTATAGCTTCTGCAGGTCGCGCGGCGTCGGTTCGCGTCCCGGGGCAGGCTGAAAGACGGCGACGATTTCCAAGCCGTAGGCCGAGGCAAAATAGCGCCAGCCGTCATGGAAGACGATCAGCTTGCGGTTTTTCAGGGCGGCGCAGGTCCGTTTCAACTCGGCGTCCAGGCGCAGCAGCTCGTTCTGGTAGCGTCGGCTGTTCTCCCTGTACAAGGCCGCGCGGCCGGGGTCCAGGGCAACCAGTCTGGCGCAGATGCTCTGGGTCATGATGGCGCCGTTCTTGAGGTCGAGCCAGTAATGGGGGTCGAATAACGGGTGGGATGCGTCGCGGCGCTCATGCTCGTGGCCATCGGCTGGGAAAGACTTCAGCACGACGCGGCTCTGCAGGGAGACGATTTCCGCCCCGGGTACGCTTTCGGCGATCCCGTCGATCCAGTCGTCGATGATGCCGATCTTGAATATGAGGCGTGCCTTTTGCAGCTCCCTGATCTTGCCGGGGGTCAGGTCGAAGGTGTGGGGCGATGCGCCGGCGGGCAGGATCTGGATGACCCTGGCGTCGGGGCCGGCGACCTGGCGGACCATGTCGGCCAGGGGAAAAATGGTCGCCGCTAGGCGCAGCGGTTCCGGTGCAGGCGCTGCCGGCGAGGAACATAACGCCCGGTTCGCCAGGCAGCATGCCGACACCATAAAGATGATGATGGGCCAATTTTTTTTCATGTACGATTTA
The nucleotide sequence above comes from Candidatus Aminicenantes bacterium. Encoded proteins:
- a CDS encoding metal ABC transporter ATP-binding protein gives rise to the protein MEPILEVKNLSVRFGNLPALEKVSFTIEKEEIIAIIGPNGSGKTTLLKAILGLIPYDGEIKIFAKDVQQVLPLLGYVPQHFAFEKSFPLTVEEFVGLTCRKPDQLPFGGVLPAAGMAGLKDKLVGELSGGQLQRVLIAHAMLHQPKILFLDEATSGIDIEGLADFYSTIQRLNREHGVTVLMVSHEISMVYKFSDRIICLNRDLISHGETKSALNQEVLKKLYGDSADLKTHDHHGSPS
- a CDS encoding metal ABC transporter permease, producing the protein MSELLQLPFMQRALIASIVLGVLLAYLGIFVTLRKMAFFSDGIAHAALAGAAIGLLTRFSPLLSALIFSMFLAALIYWLEKKSSLASDSIIGILFTSGMALGIILISLRRGYQPELIGYLFGNILAIRRQDMALIVLISLLIMAFILTQKRKLTLLALDREMAYMAGVNPDLYQLLLYIMLAAALVLGIRVLGIILVSAILIIPVSSARLLSRSFRSLVLWTVLTAEGVMIGGLLISYYLNLPSGAVIVLTG
- a CDS encoding metal ABC transporter substrate-binding protein, producing the protein MKKNWPIIIFMVSACCLANRALCSSPAAPAPEPLRLAATIFPLADMVRQVAGPDARVIQILPAGASPHTFDLTPGKIRELQKARLIFKIGIIDDWIDGIAESVPGAEIVSLQSRVVLKSFPADGHEHERRDASHPLFDPHYWLDLKNGAIMTQSICARLVALDPGRAALYRENSRRYQNELLRLDAELKRTCAALKNRKLIVFHDGWRYFASAYGLEIVAVFQPAPGREPTPRDLQKLYALARTDKIKVVFSEPQLPTTTLEPLLEDLDLRLLSLDPLGGAIAGDSYTGLMRRNVESLLSADRL